A DNA window from Christiangramia salexigens contains the following coding sequences:
- a CDS encoding NADP-dependent glyceraldehyde-3-phosphate dehydrogenase → MNIAEEFEIKELLHQDTYLSNGELITWNGKTDEVFSTISSTDEYKPTQLGTVPHMDKDTALEVLESACNAYAKGQGVWPTMKVADRISCMENFVEQMKTKREVVVKYLMWEIGKSLPDSRKEFDRTVEYILDTIEDYKQLDRDSAKFHKKDGVYAHIRRGPLGVVLCLGPYNYPLNETFALLIPALIMGNTVVFKPAKHGVLLLSPLLEAFQKSFPKGVVNVIYGRGREVAAPIMQTGRIDVLALIGNSKSAIALQDQHPHKNRLRLVLGLEAKNPGIILPDADLDLAIEECISGTLSFNGQRCTALKILYVHEDVQEEFNKRFAKRVDELKYGNPWKEGVMLTPLPEPNKPDYIQELIDDAKKYGAKVINERGGARSENYIFPAVLFPVTEEMGIYKEEQFGPVIPIKPFNSIEKLLDEIADSNYGQQVSLFGTGIEKIAPLIDTLVNLVCRVNLNSSCQRGPDVFPFTGRKDSAVGTLSVHDALRSFSIRTFVASKDKAYNNEILRNLLDSKSSNFVSTDYLL, encoded by the coding sequence ATGAATATCGCTGAAGAATTCGAGATCAAGGAACTTTTACATCAGGATACTTATCTCTCAAATGGTGAATTGATCACCTGGAATGGAAAGACCGATGAGGTGTTTTCTACCATATCTTCTACAGATGAGTATAAGCCTACCCAATTGGGAACGGTGCCTCATATGGATAAGGATACCGCTCTCGAAGTGTTGGAGTCGGCATGTAATGCCTATGCCAAGGGACAAGGTGTTTGGCCTACTATGAAAGTTGCCGACAGAATTAGCTGTATGGAGAATTTCGTAGAGCAGATGAAGACCAAGAGGGAAGTGGTTGTTAAGTATTTGATGTGGGAGATTGGAAAATCTCTTCCAGATTCAAGGAAGGAATTTGACCGAACGGTTGAGTATATATTAGATACTATAGAAGATTATAAACAACTGGATAGAGATAGTGCTAAATTCCACAAAAAGGATGGTGTCTATGCTCATATTAGGCGTGGACCGCTTGGTGTGGTACTATGTCTCGGGCCTTATAATTATCCTTTAAATGAGACCTTTGCTTTATTGATCCCTGCTTTGATCATGGGAAATACGGTTGTTTTTAAGCCGGCTAAGCACGGAGTATTATTGTTGTCACCCTTACTCGAGGCATTTCAAAAATCTTTTCCAAAAGGTGTTGTAAATGTAATTTATGGCCGGGGACGCGAAGTCGCAGCACCAATTATGCAAACCGGTAGGATAGATGTACTGGCATTGATAGGAAATAGTAAATCTGCCATTGCTTTGCAGGACCAGCATCCCCATAAAAACAGATTAAGACTGGTATTGGGGCTGGAGGCTAAAAATCCGGGAATCATACTTCCCGATGCAGATCTGGATCTGGCAATCGAAGAATGTATTTCAGGAACCTTGTCTTTTAACGGTCAGCGATGTACAGCATTAAAAATTCTTTATGTACACGAAGATGTTCAGGAAGAGTTCAACAAGAGATTTGCTAAACGAGTAGATGAGTTGAAGTATGGTAATCCATGGAAGGAAGGTGTAATGCTAACACCCTTGCCAGAGCCAAATAAGCCTGATTATATACAGGAACTCATCGATGACGCGAAAAAGTATGGTGCTAAGGTTATAAATGAACGAGGCGGGGCAAGAAGTGAGAACTATATTTTCCCGGCAGTGCTTTTCCCGGTAACCGAAGAAATGGGGATATATAAAGAAGAGCAATTTGGCCCTGTAATTCCAATCAAACCTTTTAATTCTATTGAAAAGCTTTTAGATGAGATCGCAGATTCAAATTACGGCCAGCAGGTGAGTTTGTTTGGAACGGGAATAGAGAAGATAGCGCCGCTCATAGACACTCTGGTAAACCTGGTTTGTCGAGTCAACTTAAATAGTTCATGCCAGCGTGGACCGGATGTATTTCCATTTACGGGTAGAAAGGATTCTGCAGTAGGAACACTGAGTGTTCACGATGCTCTACGATCTTTTTCCATTAGAACATTTGTGGCGAGCAAGGATAAAGCTTACAATAATGAGATCTTACGGAATCTTCTGGATAGTAAAAGTTCTAATTTTGTAAGTACAGATTATTTGCTGTAA
- a CDS encoding response regulator, whose amino-acid sequence MVQTLLIDDDKIIGLLHNKLVSKFNFPGPKVFVDAESALHYIMNVESDRIKKFIVFLDINMPGLDGWGFLKKSRSMALEQKLCVFILTSSIDLSDKLKAQSYPEVEGFIEKPLTAVKLREIMCMESMIKVITKA is encoded by the coding sequence TTGGTTCAAACTTTACTCATAGATGATGATAAGATAATTGGTTTATTGCATAATAAACTGGTATCTAAATTCAATTTTCCCGGTCCAAAGGTGTTTGTGGATGCAGAATCTGCATTGCATTATATCATGAATGTGGAGAGTGATAGAATTAAGAAATTTATCGTGTTTCTCGATATAAATATGCCAGGCCTGGACGGTTGGGGGTTTTTGAAAAAATCCAGGAGTATGGCATTAGAACAAAAGTTATGTGTATTTATCCTGACCTCTTCTATAGATCTTAGTGATAAACTGAAAGCGCAAAGCTATCCCGAAGTGGAGGGTTTTATAGAAAAACCTTTAACTGCCGTGAAGTTAAGGGAAATAATGTGTATGGAATCCATGATAAAAGTAATAACTAAGGCTTAG
- a CDS encoding response regulator, which produces MLKKILLIEDNQGDIELISVYLKEQADEIQIITAQRYSEAKALLENSKSSFDTILLDLSLPDLRGEELILNILKIANSIPVIVLTGYRDISFSIKSLGMGVADYLFKDELTPLGLQKSILLNIERKNHIQKFRGFSGSYRNLIGEYNSPAFVWDFATGKILDCNEVALQVYGYTLSEFFQLNIKDIHPPGDEFNQNSKDNFQDSLAGVWKHRTRDGRTLYMSISSYIRNFKGSNATLVVLQDVTRKYTDEKAWEETNNNYLFEKLFMNSSVAKVIYEPGTFQIRSANKAVRKLFSSHDFEKLNFSFNDLLVDQGRAYKGTDIQKNNLTLKNRSDCSGVVRTELNGNLDVKIHINSFLHQGENCFLAEFLQAGPFIKEEINTI; this is translated from the coding sequence ATGCTAAAAAAAATACTTCTTATAGAGGACAATCAGGGTGATATTGAGTTGATATCTGTTTATCTTAAAGAGCAAGCTGACGAAATACAAATTATTACTGCACAGCGTTACAGCGAAGCAAAGGCATTGCTTGAAAACAGTAAATCAAGCTTTGACACTATATTACTTGATCTTTCTTTGCCGGATCTTAGAGGAGAAGAGTTAATACTAAATATCCTGAAAATTGCCAATTCTATACCCGTAATCGTTTTAACGGGGTATCGTGATATTTCCTTCAGTATAAAATCCCTGGGAATGGGGGTGGCAGACTACCTTTTTAAGGATGAGTTAACTCCCTTGGGACTTCAAAAAAGTATTTTACTCAATATTGAACGCAAGAACCATATTCAAAAATTTAGAGGTTTTTCCGGTAGTTATAGAAACCTGATAGGTGAATACAATTCACCAGCCTTTGTCTGGGATTTTGCAACGGGGAAAATTCTGGATTGTAATGAAGTTGCGCTTCAGGTATATGGTTATACACTTTCAGAATTTTTTCAACTCAATATAAAAGATATTCATCCTCCGGGTGATGAGTTCAATCAGAATTCAAAAGACAATTTCCAGGATTCACTTGCAGGAGTCTGGAAGCATCGAACAAGGGATGGAAGGACTTTATATATGTCGATCTCATCTTACATCAGGAATTTTAAAGGAAGTAATGCTACGCTGGTGGTTCTGCAGGATGTAACCAGAAAATATACAGATGAAAAAGCCTGGGAAGAAACTAATAATAATTATCTCTTCGAAAAGCTTTTTATGAACAGTTCTGTTGCTAAAGTGATTTACGAACCAGGGACTTTTCAAATTAGATCTGCAAATAAAGCGGTTAGGAAATTATTTAGTAGTCACGATTTTGAGAAATTAAATTTCAGTTTTAATGATCTTCTGGTGGACCAGGGGAGGGCTTATAAGGGGACTGACATTCAGAAAAATAACTTAACTTTAAAAAACCGGAGTGATTGCTCCGGGGTTGTTCGCACCGAATTAAATGGAAACCTTGATGTGAAAATTCATATAAATTCATTTTTACATCAAGGAGAAAATTGTTTCCTGGCAGAATTTCTCCAGGCAGGCCCTTTTATAAAAGAGGAAATAAATACTATTTAA
- a CDS encoding PAS domain-containing protein, which yields MIKIDSELERIKSLYSFRILDTPSEKEYDDITELAALICDTPISLVTLLDERRQFIKSCKGVENQEVPRVHSMCNHTIDNPNELTVIADTRKDPRTKNNPYAGPDNRIYFYAGCPILDENGYALGSLCVIDTKPRELTEEQKLSLERLGNQVSRLLQLRKQGFKLEESNNEISTRATRFHSIIAATKLGTWEWNLRSNQVIINERWAEILGFSLENLGKLDYDKWFSMIHPSDKVYCYTHIKHCLEAKVDFFDCQYRMKHKTGEWVWIRSQGQVISRDDKQKPLLFYGSHIDITEDKIFEAQLSTLADNVPAVILRYRLKDDYQEFLYVSQAVEEVWGVPSQLVLEDVTNVWKYMDDEDVPRVQQSIQKSANELIEWNSEWRYDHPELGLRWHRGKGKPTPQEDGSVIWDSIVLDITEEKILANKLKDLNKKLTTAQEISKLGYWEFNIKEETFGLSKQLLEILELTDNQPFARKKDLLKIVHPDDRKKLWRNLKDAFSGKKELDFEHRILCDSGVKWVRQRGLINKNEAGNKVYFETSLQDITATKLMSLSLEESIKQFKYVTKATSDTIWDWNVTENKLHWGENYEKNFGHKIDPDSTRNFADWEDNIHPEDKNSVLSSFYSLMDNNEPIWIKEYRFRRRNGEYAHIMDKGFVIRDGSNKPVRVVGAMQDLTQVKQNESLLLKLNKELEQKAHELSISNKELEQFAYVASHDLQEPLRMISSFLSRLENKYESVIDEKGKKYIHFAIDGAERMKTIILDLLDYSRVNNSHEKFEKVDLNIILNEVKILNKKAINEKKAVIQIDDLPVVLSYRAALLRIFHNLINNSLKYQPEGNKPEVKIGYEANEYYHEFSVSDNGIGISPEYYEKVFIIFQRLHTREEFQGTGMGLAITKKFVEAIGGQIWIEPNNGKGTTFKLRLKKEN from the coding sequence ATGATTAAAATTGACTCAGAATTAGAAAGAATAAAAAGTCTTTATTCTTTCAGAATATTGGATACTCCTTCAGAAAAGGAATATGACGATATTACAGAATTAGCGGCACTAATTTGTGATACACCCATCTCTCTGGTGACTTTATTAGACGAGCGAAGGCAATTCATTAAATCGTGTAAGGGGGTTGAAAATCAGGAAGTACCGCGGGTGCATTCTATGTGCAACCACACTATAGATAATCCCAATGAACTTACTGTAATTGCCGATACACGGAAGGATCCTAGAACAAAAAATAATCCGTATGCAGGTCCGGATAATAGAATATATTTTTATGCTGGTTGTCCCATTCTGGATGAAAATGGTTATGCATTGGGTTCACTCTGTGTAATAGATACAAAACCCAGAGAGCTAACGGAGGAGCAAAAATTATCACTTGAACGTCTTGGAAATCAGGTTTCTAGATTATTGCAATTAAGAAAGCAGGGATTTAAACTGGAAGAAAGTAATAATGAGATATCCACCAGAGCCACACGATTTCATAGTATCATTGCTGCTACCAAATTGGGTACCTGGGAATGGAATCTCCGTTCTAACCAGGTCATAATCAATGAGCGGTGGGCAGAGATCCTTGGGTTTTCGTTGGAGAATCTAGGAAAACTGGATTATGATAAATGGTTTTCTATGATACATCCGAGTGATAAGGTCTATTGCTATACCCATATTAAACATTGTCTTGAGGCTAAGGTTGATTTTTTTGACTGCCAGTACCGCATGAAGCATAAAACAGGCGAATGGGTCTGGATTAGATCTCAGGGGCAAGTAATTTCCAGAGATGATAAACAAAAGCCTTTATTGTTTTATGGTAGTCATATAGACATTACAGAAGATAAAATATTCGAAGCTCAGTTGAGCACTCTTGCAGATAATGTGCCAGCAGTAATTCTAAGATACCGGCTAAAGGATGATTATCAAGAATTTTTGTATGTGAGTCAGGCTGTTGAAGAAGTTTGGGGAGTGCCTTCACAACTGGTATTAGAAGATGTTACCAATGTCTGGAAATATATGGATGATGAGGATGTTCCACGAGTCCAACAATCCATTCAAAAATCGGCTAATGAATTGATAGAATGGAATTCTGAGTGGCGATATGATCATCCAGAACTCGGATTACGGTGGCATAGGGGTAAAGGCAAACCTACACCACAAGAGGATGGAAGTGTAATTTGGGATTCAATTGTTCTGGATATCACCGAGGAAAAGATCTTAGCCAATAAACTGAAGGATTTAAATAAAAAACTCACCACAGCTCAGGAAATTTCAAAACTTGGATATTGGGAGTTCAATATAAAAGAGGAAACATTTGGTTTATCAAAACAGCTTCTTGAAATATTGGAATTAACTGATAATCAGCCATTCGCAAGAAAAAAAGATTTGTTAAAAATAGTTCATCCTGATGATAGAAAGAAATTATGGCGTAATTTAAAAGATGCTTTCTCCGGGAAAAAGGAATTGGATTTTGAACATCGTATCCTTTGTGATTCTGGAGTAAAATGGGTGAGGCAGAGAGGTTTAATCAACAAGAACGAAGCTGGAAATAAAGTTTACTTCGAGACTTCTTTACAGGATATAACGGCCACAAAGCTGATGTCATTATCTCTAGAAGAGAGCATCAAGCAGTTTAAATATGTTACAAAAGCTACTTCAGACACGATCTGGGACTGGAATGTCACCGAAAATAAACTTCACTGGGGTGAAAATTATGAGAAAAATTTTGGTCACAAAATAGACCCGGATTCTACCAGAAATTTTGCCGATTGGGAAGATAATATACATCCTGAAGATAAAAATAGTGTTCTATCCAGTTTCTACAGTCTCATGGATAATAATGAACCTATTTGGATCAAGGAATACAGGTTTAGGCGCCGAAATGGGGAATACGCACATATTATGGATAAGGGCTTTGTAATTAGAGATGGGAGCAATAAACCTGTTAGAGTTGTTGGTGCAATGCAGGACCTTACTCAGGTTAAGCAAAATGAATCCCTTCTTTTAAAACTTAATAAGGAGCTTGAGCAAAAAGCACACGAATTATCAATTTCCAATAAAGAGTTGGAGCAATTTGCTTATGTAGCTTCACACGATCTGCAGGAACCATTACGTATGATCTCTAGTTTCTTATCCCGCCTGGAAAACAAATACGAATCGGTAATTGACGAAAAAGGCAAAAAGTATATTCATTTTGCCATAGATGGTGCCGAGAGAATGAAAACGATCATATTAGATCTTCTTGATTATTCAAGAGTGAATAACTCACACGAAAAGTTTGAAAAAGTAGATCTTAATATCATTCTGAATGAAGTTAAAATTCTTAATAAGAAAGCTATAAACGAAAAAAAGGCGGTAATACAAATAGACGATCTGCCTGTGGTGCTGAGTTACAGAGCTGCCTTACTTAGGATTTTCCATAACCTTATAAATAATTCTTTAAAGTATCAGCCGGAAGGCAACAAACCGGAGGTTAAGATAGGTTATGAGGCAAATGAATATTATCATGAATTTTCGGTTTCAGATAACGGAATTGGGATCTCACCAGAATATTACGAAAAAGTCTTCATCATCTTTCAAAGACTGCATACCAGAGAAGAGTTTCAGGGAACCGGAATGGGACTTGCGATAACCAAAAAGTTCGTAGAAGCTATAGGAGGGCAGATCTGGATAGAGCCGAATAATGGAAAGGGAACTACCTTCAAATTAAGGCTGAAAAAGGAAAATTAA
- a CDS encoding response regulator, producing the protein MEFINILLIEDNPGDILLTQEMLEEIELPHELESITNGEAAIDHLTNISENPHFTRPDLILLDINIPKKNGHEILSFTKNNSKLKEIPVFILTTSSSPIDMEKCRENNAQDYFIKPLEEDRFREAVIRQLNFNF; encoded by the coding sequence ATGGAATTTATAAATATTCTGTTGATTGAAGATAATCCTGGAGACATTCTGCTCACTCAGGAAATGCTAGAAGAGATTGAATTACCTCACGAATTGGAGAGTATTACTAATGGTGAGGCAGCCATAGACCATCTTACAAACATTAGCGAAAACCCGCATTTTACCCGTCCAGATCTAATTTTACTTGATATAAACATTCCTAAAAAAAACGGCCACGAAATTTTAAGTTTTACGAAAAACAACTCAAAATTAAAGGAAATTCCTGTATTTATTCTTACCACCAGTTCTTCTCCGATAGATATGGAAAAGTGCCGTGAAAACAATGCGCAGGATTATTTTATTAAACCTTTGGAAGAAGACAGATTCAGGGAAGCTGTTATCAGGCAGCTCAATTTTAATTTTTAA
- a CDS encoding PAS domain S-box protein → MNLTLDKDTKTYNILIIEDNPGDLLLIEDYIEDHILDPQLDYAATYEEAKKRLSLGKDYDIILLDLTLPDLQGEALISEIVKQSNNVPVIILTGYTDIDFSVTSLKMGIADYLIKDAINSYSLYKSIVHNISRRKFILALQESEKRYNNLFHLSPQPMWVYDRESLQILDVNNAAITKFGYSFEEFKTKSLLDFNPVNENNFLEDFIPENFSEHMGYMGDFRYKTKEGDILDVEIHISPITYYERPACIMQANDISERLKYINAIEKQNEKLRNISWIQSHLVRAPLARMMTLLHAMQDPDLMEPGESGFYFEQLNKSAEELDELIRDISRKAAVKDFDKN, encoded by the coding sequence TTGAATTTAACATTGGATAAGGATACGAAAACATATAATATTCTGATTATAGAAGATAATCCCGGAGATCTGCTATTGATAGAAGATTATATAGAAGATCATATACTGGATCCTCAGCTTGATTATGCGGCTACCTATGAGGAGGCAAAAAAGAGACTTTCACTAGGTAAAGATTATGATATAATTCTACTTGACCTTACGCTCCCAGACTTGCAGGGTGAAGCACTGATAAGTGAAATTGTAAAACAAAGTAATAATGTTCCGGTAATCATATTAACCGGCTATACGGATATAGATTTTAGTGTGACATCACTAAAAATGGGCATAGCAGATTACCTGATCAAGGATGCAATTAATTCGTATTCTTTATATAAAAGTATAGTTCATAATATAAGCAGAAGGAAATTTATTCTGGCCTTACAGGAGTCTGAAAAACGGTATAATAATCTCTTTCATTTAAGTCCCCAACCTATGTGGGTTTATGATAGGGAAAGCTTGCAGATCCTTGATGTTAATAATGCTGCCATCACTAAGTTCGGCTATAGTTTTGAAGAATTTAAAACCAAGAGTCTACTGGATTTCAATCCGGTGAATGAAAACAATTTTCTTGAAGATTTTATTCCTGAAAATTTTTCGGAACACATGGGCTATATGGGAGATTTCAGATATAAAACTAAGGAAGGAGATATTCTCGATGTTGAAATTCATATAAGTCCTATTACATACTATGAAAGGCCGGCCTGTATCATGCAAGCCAACGACATATCTGAAAGACTTAAATATATTAATGCTATAGAGAAACAGAATGAGAAATTACGTAATATCTCGTGGATACAGTCTCACCTGGTAAGAGCGCCATTGGCGAGAATGATGACCTTATTGCACGCCATGCAGGATCCTGATCTAATGGAGCCCGGTGAAAGCGGATTTTATTTTGAGCAATTAAATAAATCGGCAGAGGAACTTGATGAACTTATTAGAGATATTTCGCGAAAAGCGGCAGTAAAAGATTTCGATAAAAATTAG
- a CDS encoding response regulator — MIEIILIDDDPIVNLINEKLFRIFDPKLEVTTYNSANTALEDIKKLEPPKDKEIFVFLDINMPEMTGWEFLDRIHFAELNFEPCFFILSSSIDPEEIQRANNYSLIESFIIKPLNRVKIKELFEKHSLLNNPIDN; from the coding sequence ATGATAGAAATAATTTTAATCGATGATGATCCTATCGTGAATCTAATCAATGAGAAATTGTTCAGAATTTTTGACCCAAAGCTTGAAGTCACAACCTACAATTCTGCCAATACAGCCCTTGAGGATATAAAGAAACTGGAACCGCCCAAGGATAAAGAAATTTTTGTTTTCCTGGACATCAATATGCCCGAAATGACCGGATGGGAATTTTTAGATAGAATTCATTTCGCTGAGCTTAATTTTGAACCCTGTTTTTTTATTCTTAGTTCTTCAATAGACCCAGAAGAAATACAACGAGCTAATAATTACTCCTTAATAGAATCCTTCATCATCAAGCCACTTAACCGGGTTAAGATCAAGGAACTTTTTGAGAAGCATTCCTTATTGAATAATCCTATAGATAATTAA